In a single window of the Candidatus Rokuibacteriota bacterium genome:
- a CDS encoding NAD-dependent epimerase/dehydratase family protein has translation MDALVTGGTGFVGANLVRELLADGRTVRVLARKGSDRRALEGCAVEIAEGDLLDADSLRAAVKGARRVYHVAADYRLWARDPRELYRANVDGTRHILTAAAEAGAERIVYTSTVGALGIPKDGTPGDETSPVGLEDMVGPYKASKFLAERVADELAARGAPIIIVNPSTPIGSWDVKPTPTGQMVVDFLKGKMVGSLDTGLNIVHVRDVARGHILAAERGRVGQKYVLGHRNMSLIEIFLALAGITGLRAPRFRVPYGVAWMAALCMEGAARVTGGTPQVPLNAVRMARKRMYFSAEKAVRELGLPQRPAEDALRDAVAWFVERGHAPRPAGLRAV, from the coding sequence ATGGACGCGCTCGTCACGGGCGGCACCGGGTTCGTCGGCGCCAACCTCGTCCGGGAGCTCTTGGCCGACGGCCGGACGGTGCGCGTGCTGGCGCGCAAGGGCAGCGATCGCAGGGCGCTCGAGGGCTGCGCGGTTGAGATCGCCGAGGGCGATCTCCTCGACGCGGATTCGCTCCGGGCGGCGGTCAAGGGCGCGCGGCGGGTCTACCACGTCGCCGCCGACTACCGGCTCTGGGCGCGGGACCCGCGCGAGCTCTACCGCGCCAACGTGGACGGCACCCGCCACATCCTGACGGCCGCCGCCGAGGCGGGCGCCGAGCGCATCGTCTACACCTCGACCGTCGGCGCGCTGGGCATCCCGAAGGACGGGACGCCGGGAGACGAGACGAGCCCCGTGGGGCTCGAGGACATGGTCGGGCCCTACAAGGCCTCCAAGTTCCTTGCCGAGCGCGTCGCCGACGAGCTCGCGGCGCGCGGGGCGCCGATCATCATCGTCAACCCCTCGACGCCGATCGGCTCCTGGGACGTCAAGCCCACGCCGACGGGGCAGATGGTCGTGGATTTTCTCAAGGGCAAGATGGTGGGCTCGCTCGACACGGGGCTCAACATCGTCCACGTGCGGGACGTCGCCCGCGGCCACATCCTGGCCGCCGAACGCGGCAGGGTCGGCCAAAAGTACGTGCTCGGCCACCGCAACATGTCCCTCATCGAGATTTTCCTGGCGCTCGCCGGGATCACGGGTCTCCGCGCGCCCCGGTTCCGGGTGCCGTACGGCGTGGCGTGGATGGCCGCCCTCTGCATGGAGGGCGCGGCCCGCGTCACCGGCGGGACACCCCAGGTGCCGCTGAACGCCGTGCGGATGGCGCGAAAGCGCATGTACTTCAGCGCCGAGAAGGCCGTCCGCGAGCTCGGCCTGCCGCAGAGGCCCGCCGAAGACGCGCTGCGGGACGCCGTCGCCTGGTTCGTCGAGCGGGGTCACGCCCCCCGACCTGCAGGGCTTCGCGCGGTATGA